From a region of the Listeria monocytogenes ATCC 19117 genome:
- a CDS encoding LCP family protein, producing the protein MTETRAEKKKKTTSTFTKVMKIASVALLGIIFFSITGLAAKYYITVQNTFSKINVPLESSNKTLSDLEKKKPFSVLLMGSDARPGEKNGRADTIILATANKQQNAVEMVSIPRDTKVDYGNGDIGKINASYSNGGPSGTVSAVEKLMPGVPVDYFISINMEGFKDLVDAVGGITVYNDIDLTEVNSKFVKGNITLNGTEALQYVRIRHEDPRGDFGRQDRQRDVIIGIANKVISSSGVSNFESIMKAVGDNFQTNMTLTDITSMAANYSSVLKNVDSQELKGEGEMIYSESYGFDLYYFAPDKTDLERIITMFKKSLDITE; encoded by the coding sequence ATGACAGAAACTAGGGCTGAAAAAAAGAAAAAAACAACGTCCACTTTTACTAAAGTTATGAAAATTGCTAGTGTTGCTCTTTTAGGAATTATCTTCTTCTCTATAACAGGATTGGCAGCGAAGTATTACATCACCGTTCAAAATACCTTTTCAAAAATAAATGTCCCTCTAGAATCAAGTAATAAAACTTTAAGTGATTTAGAAAAGAAAAAACCTTTCTCAGTGTTACTCATGGGTTCAGATGCCCGACCTGGTGAAAAAAATGGTCGCGCAGATACAATTATTCTTGCCACAGCTAATAAACAACAAAATGCCGTAGAAATGGTTAGTATTCCTCGTGATACAAAAGTAGACTACGGAAATGGTGACATTGGTAAGATTAATGCCTCTTACTCCAACGGTGGCCCCTCAGGAACAGTTTCAGCGGTCGAAAAACTTATGCCAGGAGTTCCCGTAGATTATTTCATTTCAATCAATATGGAGGGCTTTAAAGACCTAGTTGATGCAGTTGGTGGTATTACTGTTTATAACGATATCGACTTAACAGAAGTAAATAGCAAATTTGTTAAAGGTAACATTACTTTAAACGGAACAGAAGCTTTACAATATGTTCGTATTCGTCATGAAGATCCTCGTGGTGACTTTGGTCGTCAAGATAGACAGCGCGATGTCATTATTGGTATTGCGAATAAGGTTATCAGTTCTTCCGGAGTTTCCAATTTTGAAAGCATTATGAAAGCCGTTGGCGATAATTTCCAAACTAATATGACGCTTACAGATATTACATCCATGGCTGCAAATTATTCTTCCGTACTTAAAAACGTCGATTCCCAAGAACTTAAAGGCGAAGGGGAAATGATTTATAGCGAGTCTTATGGATTTGATTTATATTACTTCGCCCCTGATAAAACAGATTTAGAGCGAATAATTACTATGTTTAAAAAGAGTTTAGATATTACTGAATAA